In Primulina huaijiensis isolate GDHJ02 chromosome 4, ASM1229523v2, whole genome shotgun sequence, a genomic segment contains:
- the LOC140975839 gene encoding ATP-dependent DNA helicase PIF1-like, producing MAKRIAIETVDRSLQDITGIQKPFGGKVVVLGGEFMQVLPVVPKATIQETINSSLVKSYLYKQMQHLTLTENMRSKPDPVFSDFLLQIGSGIEPTDSEGNIKIPDEMIIKYSKNDEESYEVMLINHTFPNLKENAESTEYMTSRAILTSINEYVDKLNEKIIHFFQGEGKTYASFDETVDDTHNFYPQEFLNTLTPNGMPPHRLVLQKNCTIMLLRKLDSSEGLCNRTQMVCKEFEDNVIHAEITVGHHAGKHVFIPRIPLSPAENEGYPFQLRRKQFPIRLYFAMTINKAQGQTIPIVGIYLPQPVFSHGQLYVALSKGTSMSATKVLIKPNSIKNVDDARTKNVVFKEILRQDHETATVKGKEWK from the exons ATGGCTAAGAGGATAGCAATTGAAACTGTTGATAGAAGTTTACAAGATATAACGGGAATCCAAAAACCATTTGGTGGAAAGGTGGTTGTTCTTGGAGGAGAATTCATGCAAGTTTTGCCGGTAGTTCCAAAAGCCACAATTCAAGAAACAATTAATTCAAGTTTAGTAAAATCTTATTTGTATAAACAAATGCAACATCTGACTCTAACTGAAAATATGAGATCAAAACCTGACCCTGTTTTTAGCGATTTTTTGCTACAAATAGGCAGTGGGATTGAACCTACCGATAGTGAAGGCAATATCAAAATTCCTGATGAAATGATTATCAAGTATAGCAAAAATGATGAGGAGTCTTATGAAGTAATGCTAATAAATCACACATTCCCAAATCTAAAAGAAAATGCTGAATCAACAGAATATATGACAAGTCGAGCAATACTTACTTCAATAAATGAATATGTTGACAAGTTGAATGagaaaattattcattttttccAAGGTGAAGGTAAAACATATGCAAGCTTTGATGAAACTGTTGACGATACTCATAATTTTTATCCCCAAGAATTTTTAAATACCTTGACTCCAAATGGAATGCCTCCTCATCGTTTGGTTTTGCAAAAAAACTGTACAATTATGCTATTGAGAAAATTAGATTCATCTGAAGGCCTATGTAATAGAACCCAAATGGTTTGTAAGGAATTTGAAGACAATGTCATCCATGCAGAAATAACTGTTGGACATCATGCTGGAAAACATGTTTTTATTCCAAGAATACCTTTGTCTCCTGCTGAGAACGAGGGATATCCTTTCCAATTAAGAAGAAAACAGTTTCCAATTCGTTTGTACTTTGCAATGACAATTAATAAGGCACAAGGTCAAACTATACCAATTGTTGGTATATACCTACCACAACCTGTGTTTTCACATGGCCAATTATATGTTGCATTATCTAAAGGCACTTCAATGTCCGCTACAAAAGTCTTGATAAAGCCAAATTCAATCAAAAATGTTGATGATGCAAGAACAAAAAATGTTGTATTCAAAGAAATTCTTCGTCAAG ACCATGAGACGGCCACAGTCAAGGGGAAAGAGTGGAAGTAA